In uncultured Bacteroides sp., one genomic interval encodes:
- a CDS encoding biotin/lipoyl-containing protein, with product MKQYKYKINGNLYKVTVNDIDENNIATVEVNGTPYKVEIEKAVAPKPVTRPAAAPKTESGKPVVSRPAATSNKSAVKSPLPGIILEIKVKVGDTVKKGDTVLILEAMKMENNIHADKDGKVTAINVNNGDSVLEGTDLIIIE from the coding sequence ATGAAACAATATAAATATAAAATCAATGGAAACCTCTACAAAGTTACGGTTAACGACATTGATGAAAATAATATCGCTACTGTTGAAGTTAACGGTACACCGTACAAAGTGGAAATTGAAAAAGCTGTAGCTCCCAAACCAGTAACTCGTCCGGCTGCTGCTCCTAAAACAGAAAGTGGCAAACCAGTAGTTTCTCGTCCGGCTGCAACATCAAACAAGAGCGCTGTAAAATCTCCGCTTCCAGGTATTATTCTTGAGATCAAAGTAAAAGTAGGAGATACAGTAAAGAAAGGAGATACCGTTCTTATTCTTGAAGCGATGAAGATGGAGAATAATATCCATGCAGATAAAGATGGAAAAGTTACTGCTATTAATGTAAACAATGGAGACTCTGTTCTTGAAGGTACAGATCTTATTATAATTGAGTAA
- a CDS encoding GNAT family N-acetyltransferase, with protein MVFKLLTYYHAYDIPDLPGDNVFYSKEMFQIYEATPGYTPILVVAYNGTKPIAKILTVLRKCIRLIPPSFIRRCEIYGTGEYFDDEISSEVIFDKMLEYITDIGIQESFILIFRNLENSLFGYKTFRKNQYFPINWMQVRSSLHNTSDLLDKVSVSRRRQIKKGYANGAYVKEAKSIEEIRSFSQMLKMNYSYNIRKNFPCIEYFEYFDEKAVHSGMGRIFIVKYKDKIIGGSVLVFSKTNAYLLFSGGIKKTYKKLYPGVLAIWEALKFAQKEGYEHLEYMDVGLPFKKHGYRDFVLRFGGQQKSSRRWFRLRWSFLNNFFVRIYT; from the coding sequence ATGGTATTTAAGCTTCTTACATATTATCACGCATATGATATTCCAGACTTACCTGGAGATAATGTATTTTATTCCAAAGAGATGTTTCAGATTTATGAAGCAACTCCTGGCTACACTCCTATTCTGGTTGTGGCTTATAATGGAACAAAGCCTATTGCCAAGATACTGACTGTTCTCAGAAAATGTATTCGCTTAATTCCGCCAAGCTTTATTCGCAGATGCGAAATTTATGGAACCGGAGAATATTTTGATGATGAAATAAGCTCTGAAGTTATTTTTGATAAAATGCTTGAGTATATAACAGATATTGGAATTCAGGAATCTTTCATATTAATATTCCGGAATCTGGAAAACTCGTTGTTCGGTTACAAAACGTTTCGAAAGAATCAATACTTTCCTATTAACTGGATGCAAGTAAGAAGTTCTCTGCACAATACTTCCGACTTGCTAGATAAAGTTAGCGTATCTCGTAGAAGACAAATCAAAAAAGGCTATGCCAATGGGGCGTATGTTAAAGAGGCGAAAAGTATTGAAGAAATTCGTTCTTTCTCGCAGATGCTTAAAATGAATTATTCATATAACATTCGTAAAAACTTCCCTTGTATTGAATACTTTGAATATTTTGATGAGAAAGCTGTACATAGCGGAATGGGAAGAATATTTATTGTAAAATATAAGGATAAAATAATTGGAGGTTCTGTACTTGTCTTTTCTAAAACAAATGCATATCTGTTATTTTCTGGAGGTATTAAAAAAACATATAAAAAATTATATCCCGGAGTACTCGCTATTTGGGAAGCCTTAAAATTTGCACAGAAAGAGGGTTATGAACATTTAGAATATATGGATGTAGGATTGCCTTTCAAGAAACACGGATACCGCGATTTTGTCCTTCGTTTTGGCGGTCAGCAAAAAAGTTCACGCCGCTGGTTCAGACTCAGATGGTCTTTCTTAAATAATTTTTTTGTTAGAATATACACATAA
- a CDS encoding glycoside hydrolase family 13 protein, translating to MRKTLLSFILFIIAVSMNAASKIDKIEPSFWYVGMKNPELQLMVYGKNISSSDVSVNYPGVNLSSIVKLESPNYLLVYLTLDKDIKAGNIELTFTQGNKKEIKYYELKTRAKKGSERIGFDSSDVLYMLMPDRFANGNAANDNDKTLSPSTADRKDPNARHGGDLAGIEKHLDYFNELGVTALWFTPVLENSMTGGSYHGYATTNYYKVDPRFGTNDEYKKLIDNAHNKGLKIVMDMIFNHCGSEHPWIIDMPSHDWFNFPDYEKNFVQTNFKLTPHVDPYASDYDFKTMNDGWFVRSMPDLNQRNPHVLRYLIQNSFWWIEFAGIDGIRMDTYPYADFDAMAGWMKELNEEYPNFNVVGESWVTEPAYTAYWQKDSKLAAPRNSNLKTVMDFSFYDKINQAKNEESTEDWKGLNRIYNNFVYDYLYPNPLSVMAFLDNHDTNRFLEDGNNIAELKQAVTLLLTIPRIPQLYYGTEIMMNGRKNVSDGYVRKDFPGGWAGDVQNAFTREERTPIQNEIFDYISKLLHWRKDNAVISEGTMKHWLTQNGIYVYVRNFEGKAAMVILNGTNKEQVLPIKHYNEVINNATTGKDIISEKDIDFTKDITLNPKQSMIIEL from the coding sequence ATGAGAAAAACACTTTTATCTTTTATCTTGTTTATAATAGCAGTAAGTATGAATGCTGCCAGTAAAATAGATAAGATTGAACCATCTTTCTGGTATGTAGGGATGAAGAATCCAGAACTTCAATTGATGGTATACGGAAAGAATATCTCTTCGAGCGATGTATCTGTAAATTATCCCGGAGTTAATCTTAGCAGTATAGTAAAATTAGAAAGCCCCAATTATCTTTTGGTATACCTAACTCTTGATAAAGATATTAAGGCTGGTAATATTGAACTTACCTTTACTCAGGGAAATAAAAAAGAAATTAAGTATTACGAGCTAAAAACAAGAGCTAAAAAAGGGTCGGAAAGAATTGGTTTTGATTCATCAGACGTTCTTTACATGCTTATGCCTGATAGATTTGCTAACGGAAATGCAGCAAATGACAATGATAAAACATTATCGCCTTCCACTGCCGACAGAAAAGACCCGAATGCACGTCATGGAGGAGATCTTGCAGGTATAGAAAAACACCTTGACTATTTTAATGAATTAGGTGTCACTGCATTATGGTTTACTCCTGTTCTGGAAAATAGTATGACAGGAGGTTCATACCATGGTTATGCAACAACGAATTATTATAAAGTAGATCCCAGATTTGGCACTAATGACGAATATAAAAAACTGATTGACAATGCTCATAACAAAGGTCTTAAGATAGTTATGGATATGATTTTCAATCATTGCGGTTCTGAACATCCATGGATAATAGATATGCCTTCGCACGACTGGTTTAATTTCCCTGATTACGAAAAGAACTTTGTTCAGACTAACTTTAAGTTAACCCCACACGTAGACCCGTATGCATCGGATTATGATTTCAAAACTATGAACGATGGATGGTTTGTCCGTTCAATGCCCGATTTAAACCAGAGAAACCCACACGTACTTCGTTATCTTATACAGAACAGCTTCTGGTGGATTGAATTTGCAGGTATCGATGGCATTCGTATGGATACATATCCTTATGCTGATTTCGACGCAATGGCAGGATGGATGAAAGAGTTAAATGAAGAATATCCTAATTTCAACGTTGTTGGTGAATCGTGGGTAACCGAACCTGCATATACAGCTTACTGGCAAAAAGATTCCAAACTTGCAGCTCCACGCAATTCAAACTTAAAGACTGTAATGGATTTCAGTTTTTACGATAAAATAAATCAGGCTAAAAACGAAGAAAGCACAGAAGACTGGAAAGGATTAAACCGTATTTACAACAATTTTGTTTATGACTACCTCTACCCTAACCCATTATCTGTAATGGCTTTCCTTGACAACCATGATACAAATCGTTTTTTGGAAGATGGTAACAATATTGCCGAATTAAAACAAGCCGTAACATTACTGCTTACAATTCCACGTATTCCGCAACTCTACTATGGCACTGAAATTATGATGAACGGCCGAAAAAATGTAAGTGACGGATATGTACGGAAAGACTTTCCCGGAGGATGGGCAGGTGATGTACAGAATGCTTTCACAAGAGAGGAACGAACTCCTATTCAAAATGAAATATTCGATTATATCAGTAAACTTCTGCATTGGCGAAAAGATAATGCTGTAATTTCTGAAGGAACAATGAAGCATTGGCTTACACAAAATGGTATTTACGTATACGTACGTAACTTTGAAGGAAAAGCTGCCATGGTTATTCTGAATGGTACTAATAAAGAACAAGTGCTTCCAATAAAGCATTATAATGAAGTAATAAACAATGCTACAACCGGCAAAGATATTATCAGTGAAAAAGATATTGATTTTACTAAAGACATAACACTCAATCCTAAACAATCAATGATTATTGAATTATAA
- a CDS encoding acyl-CoA carboxylase subunit beta, which produces MSNQLEKVKELIELRTQARLGGGEKAIEKQHAKGKYTARERIAQLLDDGSFEEMDMFVKHRCTNFGQEKKSYLGDGVVTGYGTIEGRLVYVFAQDFTVFGGSLSETMAQKICKVMDQAMKMGAPVIGLNDSGGARIQEGINALGGYAEIFQRNILASGVIPQISGIFGPCAGGAVYSPALTDFTLMMEGTSYMFLTGPKVVKTVTGEDVSQEDLGGASVHSTKSGVTHFTAKTEEEGLSIIRKLLSYIPQNNLEESPLVPCDDPIDRLEDSLNEIVPDSPNKPYDMYEVIGAIIDNGEFLEIQKDYAKNIIIGFARFNGQSVGVVANQPKYLAGVLDSNASRKAGRFVRFCDAFNIPIVTLVDVPGFLPGTGQEYNGVILHGAKLLYAYGEATVPKVTVTLRKSYGGSHIVMSCKQLRGDMNYAWPTSEIAVMGGAGAVEVLYAKEAKTAEDPIRFMAEKEEEYTKLFANPYNAAKYGYIDDVIEPRNTRFRIIRALQQLQTKKLTNPAKKHGNIPL; this is translated from the coding sequence ATGAGTAACCAACTTGAAAAAGTAAAAGAGCTTATAGAACTACGTACGCAAGCTCGCTTAGGTGGTGGAGAAAAAGCTATTGAAAAACAACACGCGAAAGGAAAATACACTGCACGTGAGCGAATCGCTCAATTATTAGATGATGGAAGTTTTGAAGAAATGGATATGTTCGTAAAACATAGATGTACAAACTTCGGTCAGGAAAAGAAATCATATCTTGGTGATGGAGTTGTTACCGGATACGGAACTATCGAAGGCAGATTAGTTTATGTTTTCGCTCAGGACTTCACTGTTTTTGGAGGTTCTTTGTCTGAAACTATGGCACAAAAGATCTGTAAAGTTATGGATCAGGCCATGAAGATGGGTGCACCGGTTATTGGACTCAATGACTCTGGAGGTGCTCGTATCCAGGAAGGAATTAACGCACTTGGCGGATACGCTGAAATTTTCCAGCGTAACATTCTTGCATCAGGAGTTATTCCTCAAATTTCAGGAATTTTTGGTCCTTGTGCAGGTGGAGCTGTATATTCTCCAGCATTGACAGACTTCACTTTAATGATGGAAGGTACTTCTTATATGTTCCTTACAGGTCCTAAAGTTGTAAAAACAGTAACTGGCGAAGATGTTTCACAAGAAGATTTAGGAGGTGCAAGTGTACACTCTACAAAATCAGGTGTAACTCATTTTACTGCTAAAACAGAAGAAGAAGGTTTATCTATTATTCGTAAGCTACTTAGCTATATTCCACAAAACAACTTAGAAGAATCACCTCTTGTTCCTTGTGATGATCCAATAGACCGTTTGGAAGACTCTTTAAATGAAATTGTTCCTGACAGTCCAAACAAGCCTTATGATATGTATGAAGTTATAGGTGCGATCATTGACAACGGAGAGTTTCTTGAAATTCAAAAGGATTATGCCAAAAATATTATAATTGGTTTTGCCCGCTTTAACGGACAATCTGTTGGTGTTGTGGCTAATCAGCCTAAATATCTTGCAGGTGTACTTGATAGCAATGCTTCTCGTAAAGCCGGACGTTTTGTTCGTTTCTGTGATGCATTTAATATTCCTATAGTAACTTTGGTTGATGTTCCGGGATTCTTGCCAGGAACAGGACAAGAGTACAATGGAGTTATTCTTCATGGAGCTAAACTGCTTTACGCTTATGGTGAAGCAACAGTACCTAAAGTAACCGTTACTCTTAGAAAGTCATACGGAGGTTCACATATTGTAATGAGTTGTAAACAACTTCGTGGCGATATGAACTATGCATGGCCAACTTCTGAGATTGCAGTTATGGGTGGTGCTGGCGCAGTAGAAGTATTGTATGCAAAAGAAGCAAAAACAGCTGAAGATCCTATTCGCTTTATGGCTGAAAAAGAAGAAGAATACACCAAGTTGTTTGCAAATCCATACAATGCGGCAAAATATGGTTACATTGACGATGTTATTGAACCTAGAAATACTCGTTTCCGTATAATTCGTGCTTTACAGCAATTACAAACTAAGAAGTTAACTAATCCAGCTAAAAAGCATGGAAATATTCCATTATAA
- a CDS encoding TonB-dependent receptor produces the protein MKYCALRALIMIFFPTASIAQGTAKVSGIVMDQDNNPIEIANVRVQGQIIGTVTDLKGHYSLTVPSKDSVVIVYSRLGYNTKKRVLKNPKGEITLNVILLNSGYELGEVTVTEAKRQTGMTERIKAKDAKLIPDASGGNIESLIATQAGVSSHNELSSQYNVRGGSFDENIVYVNGVEIYRPLLIRSGQQEGLSFINPDMVQEIGFSSGGYESKYGDKMSSVLDITYKKPEHLEGSISTSLLGASAYVGFATKHFSMTNGIRYKTNRYLLGSLETKGEYDPAFLDYQTYINWTPNKSWEFGFIGNISQNNYNFKPKDRNTKFGTISAIQEFKVYFGGQEKDLFQTYFGSGSITYHLNPYNEISFIGSVFHTKEQETYDITGEYWLSSLNGSTSTATTNDTETIGVGTYMEHARNYLNADVQNYSIAGSHKIHSNQIKWGLELKKEFIKDKLREWEMRDSAGYSLPHTSNNVELIYSLASKNKIRSDRFSFYAQDVYKFSSNIGLLTFNFGVRGSYWNWNKEFIFSPRTSLALIPSFNEDLTFRAASGVYYQAPFYKEFRDTTTINGNATVTLNKDIKSQRSIHFVLAGDYRFRALGRPFKFTTELYYKKLDDLIPYNVNNVHISYYGKNMASGYATGIDMKLFGEFVQGTDSWLCLSLMKTEEQINKKWIPRPTDQRYNLSFFFSDYFPGNKKWKMNLKATLADGLPFGPPHSGREEIVFRTPAYKRVDIGMSRQIIDNEDGDYRGRISRHIRSMWIGIDIFNLLGINNVNSYYWVTDISNNQYAVPNYLTSRQINIRLLLEF, from the coding sequence ATGAAGTACTGTGCACTTCGGGCACTTATAATGATATTCTTTCCTACAGCAAGTATAGCTCAGGGAACAGCCAAAGTCTCCGGAATCGTAATGGATCAGGATAATAATCCAATAGAAATAGCCAATGTACGAGTTCAGGGACAGATAATAGGTACTGTTACTGATCTGAAAGGACATTACTCATTAACCGTCCCATCAAAAGACAGTGTAGTTATTGTTTATTCCAGGTTAGGATATAATACAAAGAAAAGAGTATTAAAGAATCCAAAAGGCGAAATCACACTTAACGTTATATTACTGAATTCCGGATATGAACTCGGTGAAGTTACTGTAACAGAAGCAAAGAGACAAACTGGAATGACAGAAAGAATTAAAGCTAAAGATGCAAAGCTTATACCGGATGCTTCGGGAGGAAACATAGAATCTTTAATTGCTACTCAGGCCGGAGTCAGTTCGCATAACGAATTAAGCTCTCAATATAATGTTCGGGGAGGTAGCTTTGATGAGAATATAGTCTATGTAAACGGAGTGGAAATATATCGACCATTACTAATTCGCTCTGGTCAACAAGAAGGTTTAAGCTTTATAAATCCGGATATGGTACAAGAGATAGGTTTTTCTTCCGGAGGTTATGAATCAAAATATGGAGATAAGATGTCTTCCGTTCTGGATATAACCTATAAAAAGCCGGAACATCTGGAGGGATCTATATCTACCAGTTTATTAGGAGCTAGTGCTTACGTTGGGTTTGCTACCAAACATTTTTCCATGACTAACGGTATTCGCTATAAAACCAATCGTTATCTTTTAGGTAGTTTGGAAACTAAAGGTGAATATGATCCTGCTTTCCTTGATTACCAGACTTATATAAACTGGACGCCCAATAAGAGTTGGGAGTTTGGGTTTATCGGTAACATATCACAAAACAATTATAATTTCAAACCAAAAGACCGAAATACAAAGTTCGGAACAATTTCGGCTATTCAAGAGTTCAAAGTATATTTCGGAGGGCAGGAAAAAGATTTATTTCAAACTTATTTCGGTTCCGGAAGTATTACTTATCACCTTAATCCTTATAATGAAATCTCATTTATCGGGTCTGTTTTTCATACAAAAGAACAAGAGACTTATGATATTACCGGGGAATACTGGTTAAGTTCCTTAAATGGAAGTACATCTACGGCAACTACTAATGATACAGAAACCATTGGTGTAGGAACATATATGGAACATGCCCGTAATTATTTGAACGCAGATGTACAAAATTACTCTATCGCCGGAAGTCATAAGATTCATAGTAATCAAATAAAATGGGGACTGGAATTAAAAAAGGAATTTATAAAAGATAAACTTCGTGAATGGGAAATGAGAGACTCGGCAGGTTATTCTCTTCCTCACACAAGTAATAACGTTGAGTTGATTTATAGTCTGGCTTCAAAAAATAAAATAAGAAGTGACCGTTTTTCATTTTATGCACAAGATGTATATAAGTTTTCCTCAAATATTGGATTACTAACTTTCAACTTTGGAGTACGAGGAAGTTATTGGAACTGGAACAAAGAATTTATCTTCAGTCCACGTACTTCCCTAGCGCTTATTCCAAGTTTTAATGAAGATCTGACTTTCCGTGCAGCATCAGGAGTTTATTATCAGGCTCCTTTCTACAAAGAGTTTCGGGATACTACCACCATAAATGGAAATGCAACCGTAACACTTAATAAAGATATTAAATCTCAAAGATCCATTCATTTTGTATTAGCCGGAGATTATAGATTCAGAGCTCTTGGAAGACCATTTAAATTCACCACCGAACTTTATTATAAGAAACTGGACGATCTGATTCCTTATAATGTTAACAATGTGCACATAAGCTACTACGGTAAAAACATGGCTAGTGGATATGCAACAGGAATTGATATGAAATTATTCGGAGAATTTGTTCAGGGTACAGACTCCTGGCTTTGTCTTTCATTAATGAAAACTGAAGAACAGATAAATAAAAAATGGATTCCACGCCCTACCGACCAGAGATACAACCTCTCATTTTTTTTCAGCGACTACTTTCCCGGAAATAAAAAATGGAAAATGAACTTAAAAGCTACCTTGGCTGACGGGCTTCCTTTTGGTCCTCCACATTCAGGAAGAGAAGAAATTGTATTTCGAACTCCGGCATATAAAAGAGTGGATATTGGCATGTCCAGACAAATTATTGACAACGAAGATGGAGACTATCGTGGGCGTATCAGCCGCCATATTCGGAGCATGTGGATTGGGATAGATATATTCAATTTGCTAGGTATCAACAACGTAAATTCCTATTATTGGGTCACCGATATATCGAATAATCAATATGCCGTCCCTAATTACCTTACATCTCGTCAAATTAATATTCGTTTACTTTTAGAATTTTAG
- a CDS encoding sodium ion-translocating decarboxylase subunit beta — MGEFGTYLSNNLADFWSYTGFANATPGALIMLLVGMCLIYLAIKKDFQPMLLIPIGFGILVGNILFMIGANLSIYDDSVFNVLYQGLESGWYLPLMLLGIGAMTDFSALISNPKLMLIGAAAQLGIFGAYILAMILGVDPAQAAGISIIGSANGPIAIFLASKLSPELVGIVALSVYAYIALIPVIQPPLMRLLTNSNDRVIKMKPARQVSHTEKLVFPVVGLVLTCLLVPSALPLLGMLFFGNLLKESGVTRRLAEAVSGTLLDIVTVLLGLTVGVTLTASNFFTVNTVFAIVIGILAIIIATASGILFIKLTNLFLKEGHKINPLIGNAGIASPLAANISEEIGLEYDSTNYLSVHAMGPNVAGIIGAALAAGILMGFIM; from the coding sequence ATGGGAGAGTTTGGAACATATTTATCAAATAACTTAGCTGACTTCTGGAGTTATACAGGATTCGCAAACGCTACGCCAGGCGCACTCATTATGCTGCTTGTGGGGATGTGTTTAATATATCTGGCAATAAAGAAAGACTTTCAGCCAATGTTATTGATTCCTATCGGTTTTGGAATACTTGTAGGAAATATACTTTTCATGATAGGTGCCAATTTAAGTATTTATGATGATTCTGTATTCAATGTTTTATATCAAGGTCTTGAAAGTGGCTGGTATCTTCCATTAATGCTTTTAGGCATTGGAGCTATGACCGACTTTTCTGCTCTGATCTCTAATCCTAAATTAATGCTTATCGGAGCAGCTGCTCAGTTAGGTATTTTCGGTGCTTATATACTTGCTATGATTCTTGGAGTTGATCCTGCTCAGGCAGCTGGTATAAGTATTATTGGTAGTGCAAACGGCCCTATTGCTATATTCCTGGCATCTAAATTATCTCCGGAATTAGTTGGTATCGTTGCTTTATCTGTTTATGCTTATATTGCTCTGATACCTGTAATACAACCACCGTTAATGCGCTTACTAACCAATAGCAATGACAGAGTTATAAAAATGAAACCGGCTCGTCAGGTATCGCATACTGAAAAGTTAGTATTCCCGGTTGTTGGTTTGGTGCTTACTTGCTTATTGGTACCTTCGGCTTTGCCATTATTAGGTATGTTATTCTTTGGTAATCTGCTTAAAGAAAGTGGCGTTACCCGTCGTTTAGCAGAAGCTGTAAGCGGAACATTGCTTGATATTGTAACTGTACTTTTAGGATTAACAGTTGGTGTAACACTTACAGCAAGCAATTTCTTCACAGTAAATACGGTGTTTGCTATAGTCATTGGTATATTAGCTATCATTATTGCAACAGCTTCGGGTATACTATTCATTAAGTTGACAAACTTATTCCTTAAAGAGGGGCATAAGATTAATCCACTTATTGGAAATGCCGGAATTGCTTCACCTTTGGCAGCAAATATATCAGAAGAAATTGGTTTGGAATATGATTCTACTAATTATCTGTCTGTACATGCCATGGGACCAAATGTAGCTGGTATTATTGGTGCTGCATTGGCAGCAGGAATACTTATGGGCTTTATTATGTAA
- the mce gene encoding methylmalonyl-CoA epimerase, with protein MKISHIEHLGIAVKSIEEALPYYENVLGLKCYNIEVVEDQKVKTAFLKVGDTKIELLEPTSPDSTIAKFIENKGAGVHHVAFAIEDGVANALAEAETNGIRIIDKAPRLGAEGLQIAFLHPKSTLGVLTELCEH; from the coding sequence ATGAAGATTTCTCACATTGAACATTTAGGCATTGCCGTAAAGAGTATAGAAGAAGCTTTACCTTATTATGAAAATGTATTAGGTTTGAAATGCTACAACATAGAAGTAGTTGAAGACCAGAAAGTTAAAACAGCTTTTTTAAAAGTTGGAGATACAAAAATTGAACTACTGGAACCAACTAGTCCAGATAGTACTATTGCTAAATTTATTGAAAATAAAGGAGCAGGTGTACACCATGTTGCATTTGCAATTGAAGATGGAGTTGCCAACGCTTTGGCTGAAGCTGAAACAAATGGAATCCGTATAATCGACAAAGCACCTCGTTTAGGAGCTGAAGGATTACAGATTGCATTTCTTCATCCAAAATCTACCCTCGGCGTACTTACCGAACTTTGTGAACACTAA
- a CDS encoding GH25 family lysozyme produces the protein MKKYLSIILSLLLLLFSPHVDARKRKHHHRKVKARTHIKVAPAPPRIVDGICGIDVSHYQGTIDWEKVTHYENNPIRFVYVKATEGATIKDECYNRNVMLAKEKGLLVGSYHYFSTKTSAEEQFENFKQTVNKDTQDLIPVVDIEECKYWTDDVLHKNLQIFLNEVEALYGKKPVLYTMPSFYNRYLVDRYKDYKIFIAQYGDGNPVLPDGNNWHIWQYTRRGRIDGIRGDVDVNAINPECDHNEILLNGLPDTDKSTAKKEQTPNPVPITAS, from the coding sequence ATGAAGAAATATTTATCAATCATATTATCCCTGTTGTTATTGTTATTCTCTCCACATGTTGATGCCCGGAAGAGGAAACATCATCATCGTAAAGTGAAAGCACGTACACATATTAAAGTTGCACCTGCTCCTCCAAGAATTGTGGATGGAATTTGTGGAATTGATGTATCTCATTACCAGGGAACAATTGATTGGGAGAAGGTAACTCATTACGAAAATAATCCCATAAGGTTTGTTTATGTAAAGGCTACCGAAGGGGCTACTATTAAAGACGAATGCTATAATAGGAATGTAATGCTGGCAAAAGAAAAGGGTTTATTGGTGGGGAGCTATCATTACTTTTCTACAAAAACATCGGCCGAAGAACAATTCGAAAACTTTAAGCAGACTGTGAATAAAGATACTCAGGATCTTATTCCTGTAGTTGATATTGAAGAATGTAAATATTGGACTGATGATGTACTTCATAAGAATCTTCAGATTTTTCTAAATGAGGTAGAGGCTCTTTATGGAAAGAAACCTGTATTATACACAATGCCTTCTTTTTATAATCGTTATTTGGTGGATCGCTATAAAGATTATAAAATTTTTATTGCTCAATACGGTGACGGTAATCCGGTATTACCTGATGGCAATAACTGGCATATTTGGCAATATACCCGTAGGGGACGGATTGATGGAATTCGTGGAGATGTAGATGTGAATGCAATAAATCCGGAATGTGATCATAACGAGATTTTGTTGAATGGTCTTCCTGATACTGATAAAAGTACGGCAAAGAAAGAACAAACTCCGAATCCTGTTCCTATAACTGCTAGTTAA